One stretch of Chelonia mydas isolate rCheMyd1 chromosome 17, rCheMyd1.pri.v2, whole genome shotgun sequence DNA includes these proteins:
- the EVI2B gene encoding protein EVI2B has protein sequence MTPHTTATEESESSDGSWIAALLIGIILSGMMIVIIIILLWKCSKKPAQADPNWAGRSPFADGEIPDIFVESIKETELATKRTSVLSILPWKFNKNGSLDNSKSSESKERPEKPPSCNTKEKSNQSTPTLKGGPGPLAANISVSSSNIINVPPPPVSDGLSDVCDPPLNPILPPPESLDLPPPPDWLNEVQENHCPEISKSLECQSEAQSEFPPPPDLTHQDVN, from the coding sequence ATGACACCTCATACCACTGCAACAGAAGAAAGTGAATCCAGTGATGGGAGCTGGATAGCTGCACTGTTAATTGGCATAATTTTGTCTGGTATGATGATAGTTATTATTATAATTCTACTGTGGAAATGCTCAAAAAAGCCAGCTCAGGCTGATCCAAACTGGGCAGGTCGCTCTCCATTTGCAGATGGAGAAATACCTGATATCTTTGTGGAGAGTATTAAAGAAACGGAGCTGGCTACAAAACGTACATCAGTTCTCTCTATCTTGCCATGGAAATTTAACAAAAACGGATCCTTGGATAATTCTAAAAGCTCTGAATCAAAAGAAAGACCTGAGAAGCCACCCAGCTGCAACACAAAGGAGAAGAGCAATCAATCTACCCCTACACTAAAGGGAGGCCCAGGCCCATTAGCCGCCAACATTTCGGTTTCCTCTTCAAATATTATCAATGTGCCCCCACCTCCTGTTTCAGATGGACTGAGTGACGTATGCGACCCTCCGCTCAACCCAATCCTTCCCCCACCCGAGTCACTTGATCTGCCACCTCCACCTGACTGGCTTAACGAAGTCCAGGAGAATCACTGTCCCGAAATCAGCAAATCTCTTGAATGTCAATCAGAAGCACAGAGCgagtttccccctcctcctgactTAACCCATCAAGATGTAAATTAA
- the OMG gene encoding oligodendrocyte-myelin glycoprotein, whose product MEYQILKTRPCLLVLLIFIPTVLCICPSKCTCSGNNRNVDCSGRNLTTLPHEFQDNITYLNLSFNHFVNLDHQLTRFTNLRTLDISNNWLKNIPAHLPKSLWEIYAMGNNIKVLQKLDTAYQWNLKVLDVSRNMVERAVLINNTLSSLKFLNLSSNKLWTVPTNMPYNIETVDLSNNFLTQILPGTLVRLLHLTNIYLHNNKFTYIPDKAFDRLFQLQVITLYNNPWSCNDKQNIPYLLKWVKETAAIVIGAPCPNQTLSWINATPLLTAPTVTDTNFIGKGTKAADTNGSPMANDPIQVTKIREQFRANEVTLSANLSQTVLFTSTDRPLLLYPEDPTPRKISSHEAAATHTIYIKNSTDVNSSMISSTGSSTTPMTLSITSKMLTNYSKMPQQSTTVTLRKEESTTNIFNTHAPSKASICEVYSFYVVMLNAVAILIG is encoded by the coding sequence ATGGAATACCAGATATTGAAAACACGTCCTTGTCTACTGGTCCTTCTGATTTTTATTCCCACTGTTCTGTGCATTTGCCCTTCTAAATGTACGTGCTCAGGAAACAACAGAAATGTGGACTGTTCTGGCAGAAACTTGACTACGCTGCCACATGAATTTCAAGACAACATTACATATTTAAATCTGTCTTTTAACCACTTTGTTAATCTTGACCATCAGCTGACCCGGTTCACCAATTTGAGGACCCTGGATATTTCAAATAATTGGCTCAAGAACATTCCTGCTCATCTGCCCAAGTCTCTATGGGAAATATACGCCATGGGTAACAATATTAAAGTTCTTCAGAAACTTGATACAGCTTACCAGTGGAATCTTAAAGTGCTTGACGTTTCCAGGAATATGGTAGAAAGAGCGGTACTTATCAACAATACATTGAGTAGTCTCAAATTTCTCAATCTCAGTAGCAACAAACTTTGGACAGTTCCAACCAATATGCCCTACAACATAGAGACGGTGGATCTATCAAACAACTTCTTAACACAAATACTTCCAGGAACACTGGTGAGGCTGCTACACCTTACAAACATTTACCTGCACAACAACAAGTTCACATATATTCCTGACAAAGCTTTTGATCGGCTCTTTCAACTACAAGTCATAACACTTTATAACAACCCATGGTCATGCAATGATAAGCAAAATATCCCTTACTTGCTAAAGTGGGTAAAGGAAACAGCAGCCATTGTGATAGGGGCTCCATGCCCCAATCAAACTCTGTCTTGGATTAATGCCACACCACTTTTGACTGCTCCCACAGTTACAGACACTAACTTCATAGGTAAAGGAACAAAGGCAGCAGATACGAATGGCTCTCCAATGGCAAATGACCCAATCCAAGTGACAAAAATACGTGAACAATTTCGAGCAAATGAAGTTACATTAAGTGCTAACTTAAGCCAAACTGTATTATTTACAAGCACAGATAGACCATTACTCCTCTATCCAGAAGATCCGACTCCTCGAAAAATTAGTTCGCATGAAGCAGCAGCGACACACACTATCTACATTAAAAATTCAACTGATGTGAACTCAAGCATGATAAGTTCAACAGGATCATCCACTACTCCCATGACCCTAAGTATTACCAGCAAAATGCTAACAAACTACTCTAAAATGCCTCAACAAAGCACAACCGTTACCTTAAGGAAAGAGGAGTCCAccacaaatatttttaacactCATGCGCCCTCCAAAGCAAGCATTTGTGAGGTGTATTCATTCTATGTTGTAATGCTTAATGCAGTGGCAATTCTGATTGGCTAA